The nucleotide window GACGGTCCGCATCCTCACCTcgaccgccgtcgccgtcgccggtaTCGGCTTCTGGTACTGGCAACGGAGGAGATGAACCTATGGGGAGCTGATGAGCTATGGAGAAGTCTGAACTCTTGTACAAAGTCGGCTGTTTTGGGATGGGAAAGAAGTAACTTTTGGGAGGAAAGGCAGCATATACCCACTGCTGGAAGAAAATATCTGAACTAGTTGAGAACCACACATTCTTGGTTTAATGTGAGGAGTGACGCAAGTAGAAGTCCCTTGATTTGAGGCATAATAGATTCGTGGAATCATACACCCAAAAGATGAGTTGTTTTTTTACTATAAACCAAGATTGCCTTACTTAAGAAGGTCATCAACTGGTGTGAAGTGCGTGCTCGGTAGTGTGTTTGACGATTAACATAATTTCGAGTTGAATGCAGATTGTGCGAAAGGAACAATTCACGGGTAGACAAATGATGTTACAACAAGCGGTCACTGGTCTCTCCAATAACAAGAGAGAATTGCTCCCGAATTCATGATATCCGGGGTTCAGTACATCCTCCAGACTACTTAAACACACATCAGATCCGAGCCACCTCACTTGTTGGATGCCTTTCTGGCCCCTTCGGGATCGTACGCCGACACTTCCACTTCCACACGCATACCGGGCTGCCCGAGCTTCGAAGCCCCGATGCCAGTCAGGATCGGCGCGTGGCCAGGCGCCCACTTCTTGATGTTCTCGACCATCCGCCCCATGCCCTCGGGCGTCCACGCCTCGTCCAGCGCGTACAGGCGGATGCGGAAGACCTGGGACCaaccctcgccgccggcgtctcTCAAGGTCAGGTCGACGTTCTCGAAGGCCTGGTCGATTTCCTGCAGGAGGTCGCTGGCAACCTCTCCCGTCTTGGGATCCCAGCCCCCTGGAAGGTGTTTGTTAGTCAATGCACTCGACTGTCTCAGCGTTTCCTCCTGGAAGTTTTCATGGCCCGACACCGTCCGTGGTTGACGACAAAGATGCGTCAGACGTACCCTGGCCAGAGATCTCAATGGTGTCGCCGACACGTACAGCTTGGCTGTAGTGCATGTCTTTGAGGAGGTTGACGCCATATCCTTCGTAGGAAAAGTATTGGAGCCCAGACATGGTGCAGTGTGGTGATGAGCTTGGAAGTTGACTCTTGAAAAGGTCTGGATCAAACCCCTTGTGATTTAGAGAGTAAAATGGGTATTTAGTATTGAGTGACGACTGGCGGGCTGAGCTCACCGGCGTATTCTTTTATGGGCTCTGGATGTTCATTTCATTGCGCCGGTGTCCAGCGACATTTATTCATGCTGATCGGCCATCTGCACGACGCAACCACAACGCTGGCAACGCGGCTCAACTACAACGGCCGGCTGATTAATCGAAACAGTCTCTCACGCTTACATGCGTCGCAATCCTTCACTTCGCCTCACGGTCG belongs to Colletotrichum higginsianum IMI 349063 chromosome 5, whole genome shotgun sequence and includes:
- a CDS encoding Endoribonuclease L-PSP, giving the protein MSGLQYFSYEGYGVNLLKDMHYSQAVRVGDTIEISGQGGWDPKTGEVASDLLQEIDQAFENVDLTLRDAGGEGWSQVFRIRLYALDEAWTPEGMGRMVENIKKWAPGHAPILTGIGASKLGQPGMRVEVEVSAYDPEGARKASNK